One Actinomycetota bacterium DNA segment encodes these proteins:
- the smpB gene encoding SsrA-binding protein SmpB, with protein MPKEQGKKLIAQNRKARHDFTIEDTFEAGLVLTGTEVKSLRAGRASLVDGFGYIEEGEAWLRNVHIPEYNEGSWTNHEPKRVRKMLLNRAEINKISGKLKESGLTLIPLSLYFLDGKAKVELGLARGRKNYDKRQAIAQKDAKREAARATGRLSKGMAD; from the coding sequence GTGCCGAAGGAGCAAGGCAAAAAACTCATCGCACAAAATCGTAAAGCAAGGCACGATTTTACAATCGAAGACACATTTGAAGCGGGCCTAGTTTTGACTGGGACTGAAGTAAAGTCACTTCGTGCTGGCCGAGCAAGTTTGGTTGATGGATTCGGCTACATTGAAGAAGGCGAGGCCTGGTTGCGTAATGTCCACATTCCTGAATACAACGAAGGCTCTTGGACGAATCATGAACCAAAGCGAGTCCGAAAGATGCTCCTAAATCGAGCGGAAATTAATAAGATTTCTGGAAAATTGAAGGAAAGCGGTTTAACTCTGATCCCGCTCAGCCTGTATTTTCTCGATGGAAAAGCCAAAGTTGAGTTGGGCTTAGCCAGAGGCCGGAAGAATTACGATAAGCGCCAGGCAATTGCCCAGAAAGACGCCAAACGCGAAGCAGCCCGAGCCACAGGTCGGCTGAGTAAGGGAATGGC